A genomic region of Cytobacillus luteolus contains the following coding sequences:
- a CDS encoding glucose-6-phosphate isomerase — protein sequence MTHVRFDYSKALSFISEHELTYLQDAVKVAHHSIHEKTGAGNDFLGWVELPTEYDKEEFSRIQKCAEQIKSDSDILLVVGIGGSYLGARAAIEVLSHSFASSLSKEQRQSPQVIFVGNNISSTYMKDLTDLLEGKDFSINVISKSGTTTEPALAFRIFRKLLEEKYGKEESRKRIYATTDKERGALKTLATEEGYESFIIPDDVGGRYSVLTAVGLLPIAVSGADIEAMMKGAAQASEDFSASELKDNPAYQYAAVRNALYNKGKTIEILVNYEPGLQYFSEWWKQLFGESEGKDQKGIYPSSANFSTDLHSLGQYIQEGRRDLFETVLNVEKSRHEMTIEKEENDLDGLNYLAGETVDFVNKRAFEGTMLAHTDGGVPNLIVNIPELDAYTFGYLVYFFEKACAMSGYLLGVNPFDQPGVEEYKVNMFALLGKPGFEKKKAELEKRLK from the coding sequence ATGACACATGTTCGTTTTGATTATTCAAAGGCACTATCCTTTATTAGTGAACATGAACTTACATACTTGCAAGATGCTGTAAAAGTTGCTCATCATTCAATTCATGAAAAAACAGGTGCAGGTAATGACTTTTTAGGATGGGTTGAACTTCCTACAGAATACGATAAAGAAGAATTCTCTAGAATTCAGAAGTGTGCTGAACAAATTAAATCAGATTCTGACATTCTTCTAGTAGTAGGAATTGGAGGCTCTTATCTAGGGGCAAGAGCAGCTATTGAGGTACTGAGTCATTCATTTGCAAGCTCCCTTTCCAAAGAACAACGCCAATCGCCACAGGTTATATTTGTAGGTAATAATATCAGCTCAACTTATATGAAAGATTTAACTGATCTTTTAGAAGGTAAGGATTTTTCGATTAATGTTATTTCAAAATCTGGAACAACAACAGAACCTGCACTGGCTTTCCGTATTTTCCGTAAACTATTAGAAGAAAAATACGGTAAAGAAGAGTCACGTAAACGAATTTATGCAACAACTGATAAAGAGCGTGGTGCACTTAAAACACTCGCTACTGAAGAAGGATATGAATCGTTTATTATTCCAGATGATGTAGGAGGAAGATATTCTGTTTTAACCGCGGTAGGTCTGTTACCGATTGCTGTAAGTGGAGCAGATATCGAAGCAATGATGAAAGGTGCGGCCCAGGCAAGTGAAGATTTTTCAGCATCAGAGTTAAAAGATAATCCGGCATATCAATACGCTGCTGTTAGAAACGCACTTTATAATAAAGGTAAAACCATCGAAATTTTAGTCAACTATGAGCCTGGCCTACAATACTTTTCAGAATGGTGGAAACAGTTATTCGGAGAAAGTGAAGGGAAAGACCAAAAGGGAATTTATCCTTCTTCAGCAAACTTCTCTACAGACTTACATTCTCTAGGTCAGTATATTCAGGAAGGACGTCGTGATTTATTTGAAACGGTATTAAATGTAGAGAAATCACGACATGAAATGACTATAGAGAAAGAAGAGAATGACCTTGATGGGCTAAATTATTTAGCTGGAGAAACGGTTGACTTTGTTAATAAGAGAGCATTTGAAGGAACAATGCTTGCTCATACAGATGGTGGAGTTCCAAACTTAATTGTGAACATTCCAGAATTAGACGCATATACTTTTGGTTACCTTGTCTACTTCTTTGAAAAGGCTTGTGCAATGAGCGGATATTTATTAGGTGTAAATCCTTTTGACCAACCTGGTGTAGAAGAATACAAAGTAAACATGTTTGCATTATTAGGAAAACCAGGATTTGAAAAGAAGAAAGCAGAACTAGAAAAAAGGTTAAAATAA
- a CDS encoding YugN-like family protein: protein MIPVPSTLEGKTYQLYKLEKELKPLGYTIGDGWEYDHGYFDYKIDDEVGYQFLRVPFEAVDGQLDSQGTTVQLGRPFLLSHKYQIGLDDHVESDMDFFSAAVDQFQEPQDPDASFPEKYIDLGKSLVKELETILADD, encoded by the coding sequence ATGATTCCAGTTCCTTCAACACTCGAAGGGAAAACATATCAATTATATAAACTAGAAAAGGAACTTAAGCCATTAGGTTATACAATTGGAGACGGATGGGAATATGACCACGGTTACTTCGACTATAAAATAGATGATGAGGTAGGGTATCAGTTTTTAAGGGTGCCTTTTGAAGCGGTAGATGGGCAGCTTGACTCACAGGGGACAACGGTACAACTAGGAAGACCATTTCTACTTTCTCATAAATACCAAATAGGATTGGATGATCATGTAGAATCAGATATGGATTTTTTTTCAGCAGCTGTGGATCAATTTCAGGAGCCACAAGACCCAGATGCATCATTTCCTGAAAAGTATATTGATTTAGGGAAATCCCTGGTTAAAGAGTTGGAGACCATATTAGCAGATGATTAA
- a CDS encoding potassium channel family protein: MRTNKLLITFLRWPIISRVLLIIFLIIIFFGSIIHLIEPENFPTVFDGIWWALVTTSTVGFGDYVPSSIAGRSLGMVLILFGTGFVTTYFVTLAATAVTNQNSFLDGKMKYYGDKHIIIVGWNERVRIIIEQLIKLDSSVKILLIDETLKENPNPKYDIHFIKGNPTVDETLLKADINHAEMVILTADQSKDEQQADMLTILTLIAIKGLNPDAYCIVEILAGHQVNNAKRAGANEIIETNHISGLLMVNDVVSHGMSDILVTMLDQLKGSKLKYIELSKNDVGMTFQYTSSALLKERIILLGVKRGENSYINPPLSYTLEENDELLVIKD; this comes from the coding sequence ATGCGAACAAACAAACTACTGATTACATTTCTTCGATGGCCAATCATTTCGCGTGTACTTTTAATTATCTTTCTAATTATCATTTTCTTTGGGTCAATCATTCACTTAATCGAACCTGAAAACTTCCCAACTGTATTCGATGGAATTTGGTGGGCACTGGTAACCACCTCAACAGTAGGATTCGGAGATTATGTGCCCTCTTCGATAGCTGGTAGAAGTTTAGGGATGGTCCTAATCTTATTTGGGACGGGTTTCGTTACAACTTATTTTGTAACATTAGCAGCTACCGCTGTCACAAACCAGAATTCATTTCTTGACGGGAAAATGAAGTACTACGGAGACAAGCATATTATTATAGTTGGTTGGAATGAACGTGTACGCATCATTATTGAACAGCTAATAAAATTAGATAGCTCTGTAAAAATTTTGTTGATTGACGAAACACTTAAAGAAAACCCTAATCCAAAATATGATATCCATTTTATAAAGGGAAACCCAACGGTTGATGAGACTCTCCTTAAGGCGGATATAAATCATGCTGAAATGGTCATACTCACGGCAGATCAAAGCAAGGATGAACAACAAGCAGATATGTTAACCATACTTACCCTTATAGCTATAAAAGGCTTAAATCCAGACGCCTATTGTATTGTTGAAATATTAGCTGGACATCAGGTAAATAACGCCAAAAGAGCTGGTGCAAATGAAATTATAGAAACCAATCATATTTCCGGGTTATTGATGGTTAATGATGTAGTATCTCATGGAATGTCAGATATCTTAGTAACGATGCTTGACCAATTAAAAGGTAGTAAGCTTAAATATATCGAACTATCCAAAAACGATGTGGGAATGACTTTTCAATATACGAGCTCAGCGTTATTAAAAGAACGCATTATCCTTTTGGGTGTCAAAAGAGGCGAAAACTCATACATCAACCCACCATTGTCCTATACGTTGGAAGAAAATGATGAGCTTTTAGTTATTAAAGACTAA
- a CDS encoding atypical membrane-integrating protein (Mistic protein): protein MKLNEKEKQKLSESIDRMNEALDVFIEYYNESEEDKPLIEFEPEVIDAIEKAKSAYGEEETTKKINTIIKEVLSFIPKNEAE from the coding sequence ATGAAGTTAAATGAAAAAGAAAAACAGAAGTTGAGTGAATCCATAGACAGAATGAATGAAGCACTAGATGTATTTATTGAATACTATAATGAATCTGAGGAAGATAAACCTTTGATTGAATTTGAACCAGAAGTGATTGATGCTATTGAGAAAGCCAAATCTGCTTATGGTGAGGAAGAAACAACAAAAAAAATTAACACGATTATTAAAGAAGTCCTGTCATTTATTCCAAAGAATGAGGCGGAATAG
- a CDS encoding cold-shock protein, translated as MLQGKVKWFNSEKGFGFIEVEGQDDVFVHFSAIQGDGFKSLEEGQTVTFEVEQGARGPQAANVSK; from the coding sequence ATGTTACAAGGTAAAGTTAAATGGTTTAATTCAGAAAAAGGTTTCGGATTCATTGAAGTAGAAGGACAAGATGATGTATTCGTACACTTCTCAGCTATTCAAGGTGATGGCTTCAAATCTTTAGAAGAAGGTCAAACAGTTACTTTTGAAGTAGAACAAGGTGCTCGTGGACCACAAGCAGCTAACGTTTCAAAGTAA
- a CDS encoding Crp/Fnr family transcriptional regulator has product MTSAYTLSPSTVTLQTIFDLADTVRKIERGSCIFHEGQKSTEIFYIKSGIVRLSKQSIDGQQLNLRMCKTGDLIGELTLFTNNPHYFLTAEAVTPVEVYVLNRETIEEAVSSNSALAKEFIIWFNTHFQKTHTKFRDLMLFGKKGALYSTLIRMSNTYGIPQSNGSIVIDLQLTNQDLANFCGSTRESVNRFLSSLKSDGVISISGSSITIHNINYLRREIQCEGCSKEICCID; this is encoded by the coding sequence ATGACATCTGCATATACACTTTCGCCATCTACAGTAACTTTGCAAACGATTTTTGATTTAGCGGATACGGTCAGAAAAATTGAGCGTGGCAGCTGTATTTTTCATGAAGGGCAAAAATCTACTGAAATTTTTTATATTAAGTCTGGAATTGTTCGTTTAAGTAAACAAAGCATTGATGGGCAACAACTTAATTTACGCATGTGTAAAACAGGTGATTTAATTGGTGAGCTTACTTTATTTACAAACAATCCACATTACTTTTTAACTGCAGAAGCTGTTACTCCTGTAGAAGTATACGTTCTAAATCGTGAAACAATTGAGGAAGCTGTTAGTTCGAATTCAGCCTTAGCTAAGGAATTTATCATATGGTTTAACACACATTTTCAAAAAACTCACACAAAGTTTAGAGACCTTATGCTTTTTGGCAAAAAGGGTGCACTCTATTCTACACTAATTAGAATGTCAAACACTTATGGAATCCCACAATCTAATGGTTCGATTGTAATTGATTTACAATTAACAAACCAGGATTTAGCAAACTTTTGCGGAAGTACAAGGGAATCTGTCAACCGTTTTCTTTCTAGTTTAAAATCAGATGGAGTTATTTCTATCTCTGGTAGCAGTATAACGATTCATAATATCAACTACTTAAGAAGAGAAATCCAATGTGAAGGCTGTTCGAAGGAAATTTGTTGTATAGATTAG
- a CDS encoding YceI family protein, with amino-acid sequence MTKTKWAVDPTHSSVEFSIKHMMFTNVRGAFNSFDATIVADPTDLTSADITFSVDLASIDTRNADRDNHLRSADFFDVENKPSMTFTSTNISRKSDNEYDVTGDLSLNGVTKSQNFLVTFEGSGKDPWGNEKAGFSVEGTINRSDFGLTWNAALETGGVLVGDKVKVSLQIQAAKAE; translated from the coding sequence ATGACAAAAACAAAATGGGCAGTTGACCCAACTCACAGTAGCGTAGAATTTTCAATTAAACATATGATGTTCACAAATGTAAGAGGTGCATTCAATTCTTTTGATGCTACAATTGTGGCTGATCCTACTGATTTAACTTCAGCTGATATCACTTTCAGTGTTGACCTTGCAAGTATCGATACTCGTAACGCTGACCGTGATAATCACCTGCGTTCAGCTGACTTTTTTGATGTTGAAAATAAACCTTCAATGACTTTCACATCAACAAACATTTCAAGAAAAAGTGACAATGAGTATGACGTAACTGGAGACCTTTCACTTAATGGTGTTACAAAGTCTCAAAACTTTCTAGTAACATTTGAAGGTTCTGGTAAGGATCCTTGGGGCAATGAAAAAGCTGGATTTAGTGTAGAAGGTACAATAAACCGTAGTGATTTTGGCTTAACTTGGAACGCAGCATTAGAAACTGGTGGAGTGCTAGTTGGAGATAAAGTAAAAGTATCATTACAAATTCAAGCAGCTAAAGCAGAATAA
- a CDS encoding DUF1540 domain-containing protein — MAQDVLCEVSSCVHNITNENKCGASQIYVVNHKEKNASSSGETDCKTFEPADL; from the coding sequence ATGGCACAAGATGTATTATGCGAAGTAAGCAGCTGTGTTCACAACATTACTAATGAGAATAAATGCGGTGCTTCTCAGATTTATGTGGTGAACCATAAGGAAAAGAATGCTTCATCAAGTGGAGAAACAGATTGCAAAACGTTTGAACCTGCAGACCTATAA
- a CDS encoding DMT family transporter has product MSQLKSKLGASLYATMSISFWGVSFVSTKAVLGKLDPFTLLVLRFGIGAIFLFILLLIKRHRLYIPFKYVPHLVILGILGVFVHQVIQATALLTIDASSAGWLISFSPIFTVLLSMLFLHEKMSIPKASGMILAITGVILITTARSGQSLHFAINVGFLLMILSTLNWAIYSILLKKLAIPYPALVVTFYMSLIGFILTTPFIIRNKGWSSLNLLSTSEWAHLLFLGVFVSGIAYWYWGKALEVLEASKVSMFLYLEPITTLIAAVAILQEEIFIKSVVGGIIIIAGVIIVNGQLMPLLLRPFIKRS; this is encoded by the coding sequence ATGAGTCAACTTAAATCAAAGCTTGGTGCTTCACTGTATGCAACAATGTCGATTAGCTTTTGGGGAGTTTCTTTTGTTTCCACAAAGGCAGTATTAGGCAAGCTTGACCCCTTTACTTTACTAGTTCTTCGATTTGGGATCGGAGCTATTTTTTTATTCATACTCTTACTTATAAAACGGCATCGACTATACATCCCTTTTAAATATGTTCCACATTTAGTGATTTTAGGTATCCTTGGGGTTTTTGTACATCAAGTCATTCAAGCTACTGCCTTATTAACGATTGATGCTTCATCTGCAGGTTGGCTCATTTCCTTCTCTCCCATTTTTACCGTACTACTCTCGATGCTCTTTTTACATGAAAAAATGAGTATCCCTAAAGCCAGTGGTATGATTTTGGCTATTACTGGAGTTATTCTTATAACAACAGCAAGAAGTGGACAATCCCTTCATTTTGCGATAAATGTGGGTTTCCTACTGATGATATTGAGTACGTTAAACTGGGCCATCTATTCTATTCTTCTGAAGAAATTAGCAATCCCTTACCCTGCCCTTGTTGTAACTTTCTATATGAGTCTGATCGGCTTTATTCTAACAACACCGTTTATTATTAGAAATAAGGGATGGTCTTCACTCAACTTATTATCTACTTCAGAATGGGCTCATTTATTATTTTTAGGTGTTTTTGTTTCAGGAATTGCCTATTGGTATTGGGGAAAGGCACTTGAAGTATTAGAAGCTTCAAAAGTATCGATGTTCTTATACCTTGAACCTATTACTACCCTGATTGCAGCAGTAGCTATTTTACAAGAAGAAATTTTTATTAAAAGTGTGGTTGGGGGCATTATTATAATTGCAGGAGTAATCATTGTTAATGGTCAACTTATGCCTTTACTACTTCGTCCTTTTATAAAGAGGTCGTAA